The nucleotide window ATGTCTTCCCACTTGAGGCCATCTACCGGTTCGAACCAAGTTGTGCCTCATCACGAAAGGCATCGGCCAGGGACTAGCCGGGCATCTTGCGGCGGCGCGTCAGAGAAGATGCAGATGGCCCCGGGACTTTCGGCCCGGGGCCAAACCAGAACGCTAGTACTGGTAGCCGTACTGGCTGCGGAGCAATCGCTGAATGGCTGCGTCGCGCTCCGAGGCGGTCATGGACGTGGAATTGTAGACGTGGTTGATCCGGTTTACCTTGCTCGAAGTCGGCTCGGGTAGCCACATGATCCGCTCCACTTCACTGTCTATGAGGCGCCGCTCGAGAGCCCGGAACTGGTCCGACGTCATCGACGTGCTGTTGTACATCGCCTTGAGCTGACTCAGGCGCTCGCCGAAGGACAGGTCGCTGCGCCCCAGGAGATAGTCGGCATCGCGGCTGTAAAGCCGCCGCTCGTAGCCGCGCAGCTCGTCGCTGGTCATCGCCGTGGAGTTGTAGAGCGTGTTCAGGGCGCTCCGGCGTTCGGAGAACGGGTAGCCGTCGGCCGCAAGGATGGCCTCGGCCGCCCGCGTCCACAGGTTGCGCTCCAGGCGGCGGAACTCGGCCGACGTCATGGGCGTGGCGTTGTAGATCCGCCTCAGTTCCGCGTGCTGGAACTGGAAGTCCCGCAGGGTCTGGCTCGGGCTCTGCCCGTAGCCGGGAGGATCGATCGGCGGGTAGCCCGGGATGATCGGTGGCACCGGCGGGTAGTAGGGGTCGACCGGATAGCCCGGGTCGATCGGGTAGTCAGGATAAGTCGGGTAGTCCGGGATGATCGGCGGCGGGGCCGGCCGGCGGTAGTCGGGGTCAACCGGCGGCGGGGCCGGCCGGCGGTAGTCGGGGTCGATCGGCGGCGGGGTCGGACGCCTCCGGCCCGAATCGATCGGCGGCGGGGTCGGGCGATCGTGGCGGCCCGAGTCGATCGGCGGCGGGGTCGGGCGATCGTGGCGGCCCGAATCGATCGGCGGCGGGGTCGAGCGATCGCCGCGGGACCGGCCCGAGTCGATCGGCGGCGGGACCGGGCGATCCGGCGAGCCGTCGCGGACCGGCGCGGAAAGGCTAAGCTGATCTCCGGCGAGCTTGAGGTCGCCCTCGCCGCTCTTGTAGGCCGCACCTGCGAGGATCGAGGACACCTTGCTCGTATTGCCAAGCCGTCTGACGGCGGATGATTGCACGGAATTGACTGCCAACTGACACCTCCCTGGCTCTCTCTCAACAATCAAGCTATCGGGAGGTCAAACGGCCAGATGGCTAAGGGAGTACTGCCACCGGGGAAACGAAAGGTTAACAACACTGCGGGCCGAGGGCCGTCAAGTCCCGGCGAGGTGGCGCCTGGTCAACTCCACAGGCGGACGCGCGAATCACGTCTGGTACGCGAGGGAATACTCCGCTTGAGGGCAAGCGCACGCGTTCGCTCCCCTCACCCAGCGAGGGCGCAAGTGGCCAAGGTCTATCCCGTGCCCCTGCCGGCCGACACGCTCGCCGACTCGCGGCGCAAGGCCGAGATCCTGACGTACCGGGCGCTGCAAGAGCAGCTCGGATCGGGCTGGCTGGTCTTCTACAGCTGCGCCTGGCTCGGCCGCGGGGCCCCCGGGGCGCCGCCGCGGGACGGCGAGATAGACTTCGTGGTCGCCCACCCGGCGCAGGGCGTGCTGCTGATCGAGGTCAAGGGCGGGCGTATCCGCCACGACCCAGAAAGGGGCCAGTGGCTCACTATCGATCGCCACGGGAAGGCGCACGAGATCAACCCGTTCGGCCAGGTCCGGGCCTGCCGGCATGCCCTGATCGACAAGTTCCGTAGCCTCCCGCGCTGGGACCGGCGCCGCGTCCCGGTCTGGTACGCCGTGGCCTTCCCGGATGCGGAAGTGCGCGGCGCCCGGCTGCCGCTGGAGGCGCCCGCGGACGTCATTCTCGACGGGCCGGACATCGCCCGGATCGAGCAGCGCTTGGGCCAGATCCTCGACTACTGGCACAACCAGGAGCCGTTCGCCATCCCGGACGGCCCCGGGCTGATGAGTCAGCTCACCGACCTTCTGGCCCCGCGCACCGAACTGCCCAACCACCTCTCGCTCGCCATCGACCGCGACGAACGCGAGATAGTCCAGCTCACGACCGCCCAGTTCCGGACGCTGGATCAGCTGCGCCGCCTGCGCCGCACGGCGATCGCCGGGTGCGCCGGCTCGGGAAAGACCCTGCTGGCCGTGGAGAAAGCTCGCCGGCTGGCTGCCGAGGGCTACCGCACCCTCCTCACCTGCTTCAACATCCCGCTCGGCGAGCACCTGGCGGCGATCACTCGGGACGTCGAGGGCGCCGAACGCCTGCAAGCGGTCAACTTCCACGGCTTCTGCGAGCGCATGATCCGGGCCGCCGGGCTGGCGCTACCCGACGTGGCGGCTACCGAGCAGGACCAGGAGACCAGCCGCATCTACAAGGAGGTGTTTCCGGAACTCCTGATGCAGGCAATGGAAGCCCGGCCGGACTTGAAGGTGGACGCCATCGTCGTCGACGAGGGGCAGGACTTCGACCTGACGTGGTGGGTGGCCCTCACCGAGTGCCTGGTCGACCCCGGGAACGGCGTGTGCTACGTCTTCTACGACGACAACCAGAGCCTGTACGAGGGCCGCGGCGCGATCCCGTTCGAGACCTCGCACTGCCTGGACGTCAACGTCCGCAACACGCGCACCATCCACCAGGACTCCCTGAAGTTCTATCGGAGCGATGCGCTGCCCGAATCCGGCGGCCCGCAAGGGCGGCCGGTCGAGTACCTGGCATACGAGGGCGAAAAGCAACTCCGCAAGCGCCTCTCGGTGGTCCTGAACCGCCTGGTCGCCGGCGAGGGAGTCCCGGCCAGGGACATCGTCGTCCTTACCCCCCGGAGCGTCAGCCGTTCGACGTTGCTGGGCAGCGACCTGGCTTCCGGCTTCCGGTTGGTCGAGGGCCCGCCGGCCGGCCCGCGCGAGGTGGAGTTCCGGAGCATCTACCGTTTCAAGGGGCTCGAACGCCCGGTCGTCGTTCTCGTCGATCTCGACGAGCGCTTCGAACTCCAGCAGGACCGCTGGCCCGAACTCTGCTACGTGGCGTTCTCGCGGGCGCGCTCCCACCTGATCTGCCTCGGGCGCGAGTCGGTCCTGGCACGCCTCCGCTCCGATCTCCCGCTGGACACCGAGCCACGGCAGGGCATCCTGGCCATGGACTACGGCGCGGACCTGTAGGAAGGGGCCGGGGTCCCCGGAACCACCTGCCGCCAGGTACCGCGGCGGATGGAGGGAGGACGAGCCAGCGATTTTCCCGGGCGCCCGGTACAATCGAAGACGAGAAAGCGAGGAGAGGCGTACCGATGCGGATTCTGTGCATCGCCGGGATGGTGTCCGGCCGGCCGTTCATGATGGAGGCCGCGAAGTTGGGCCACCAGATCATGGTTCTGACCAGCAAGAAAGGTCTGGAGGCGGCCTGGCCGCGCGATATCATCGAGGAGATATTCGCCGTCGACAAGTTCGACGACGAGAAAGAGGTCAGAAACACCGTCAGCTGGATCTCCCAGCGCCGCAAGATCGACCGCGTCGTACCGATGGGCGACTGGGAAGTCGAGATGAGT belongs to Candidatus Tanganyikabacteria bacterium and includes:
- a CDS encoding NERD domain-containing protein → MAKVYPVPLPADTLADSRRKAEILTYRALQEQLGSGWLVFYSCAWLGRGAPGAPPRDGEIDFVVAHPAQGVLLIEVKGGRIRHDPERGQWLTIDRHGKAHEINPFGQVRACRHALIDKFRSLPRWDRRRVPVWYAVAFPDAEVRGARLPLEAPADVILDGPDIARIEQRLGQILDYWHNQEPFAIPDGPGLMSQLTDLLAPRTELPNHLSLAIDRDEREIVQLTTAQFRTLDQLRRLRRTAIAGCAGSGKTLLAVEKARRLAAEGYRTLLTCFNIPLGEHLAAITRDVEGAERLQAVNFHGFCERMIRAAGLALPDVAATEQDQETSRIYKEVFPELLMQAMEARPDLKVDAIVVDEGQDFDLTWWVALTECLVDPGNGVCYVFYDDNQSLYEGRGAIPFETSHCLDVNVRNTRTIHQDSLKFYRSDALPESGGPQGRPVEYLAYEGEKQLRKRLSVVLNRLVAGEGVPARDIVVLTPRSVSRSTLLGSDLASGFRLVEGPPAGPREVEFRSIYRFKGLERPVVVLVDLDERFELQQDRWPELCYVAFSRARSHLICLGRESVLARLRSDLPLDTEPRQGILAMDYGADL